The proteins below are encoded in one region of Paenibacillus albus:
- a CDS encoding Gfo/Idh/MocA family protein gives MENRSKLKVGVLGCGVISQAAHLEACARANNIELVAICDVAHDLVEKMVHKYNPKRAYTNYDEMLADPEVEAVIIGIADQFHVPMAKKAVLAGKHVLVEKPLGVTVEECEELEVIVKRSNLTFQVGNMKRFDPGIAYAKNFIKDEMGEMLALKAWYCDSTYRYTVTENVMPVMASSDAARKPEGNPKLDKQRYYMMTHGSHLVDTARLLGGEIESVHAWHTERFGAHSWLCTITYANGTVGQLDLTVAVRMDWHEGFQVYGEHGSVIAKTYNPWLFKASDVEVFSVKDGLYRKPLGADAHFYKLQLEGFADTILNGAPMIGASIHDGVQNMRAMVALARSAEIGGEKVSLSEVTGGV, from the coding sequence ATGGAGAATCGAAGCAAATTAAAGGTCGGTGTGCTCGGCTGTGGCGTGATCTCCCAGGCTGCTCATTTGGAAGCATGTGCTAGAGCCAATAATATTGAGCTTGTTGCAATCTGTGATGTTGCTCATGATTTGGTAGAGAAGATGGTACATAAATATAACCCGAAGCGCGCGTACACCAACTACGATGAGATGTTAGCCGATCCGGAAGTGGAAGCCGTCATTATCGGAATCGCGGACCAATTCCATGTGCCAATGGCGAAGAAGGCCGTGCTCGCCGGCAAACACGTTCTCGTAGAGAAGCCGCTTGGCGTGACGGTAGAGGAATGCGAGGAGCTTGAGGTCATTGTGAAGCGCTCCAACCTGACATTCCAGGTAGGCAACATGAAGCGATTCGATCCGGGCATTGCATATGCGAAGAATTTTATCAAAGATGAAATGGGTGAAATGCTGGCGCTAAAAGCATGGTACTGCGATTCAACTTACCGGTATACGGTTACAGAGAACGTGATGCCTGTCATGGCGTCGAGCGACGCAGCCAGGAAGCCGGAAGGGAATCCGAAGCTGGACAAACAGCGTTATTATATGATGACGCATGGAAGTCACCTTGTCGATACGGCGAGATTGCTCGGCGGAGAGATCGAGAGCGTACATGCTTGGCATACCGAACGATTCGGGGCGCACAGCTGGCTGTGTACCATTACTTATGCGAATGGCACGGTGGGTCAGCTGGATCTCACCGTCGCCGTGAGAATGGATTGGCATGAAGGCTTCCAAGTGTACGGGGAGCATGGCAGCGTCATTGCGAAGACCTATAATCCTTGGCTTTTCAAAGCAAGCGATGTAGAAGTGTTCTCGGTGAAAGACGGGTTGTATCGCAAGCCGCTTGGCGCAGACGCGCATTTCTACAAGCTCCAGCTAGAGGGCTTCGCAGATACCATTCTGAATGGTGCGCCGATGATAGGCGCTTCGATTCATGATGGCGTGCAAAATATGAGAGCCATGGTAGCGTTAGCTAGATCTGCTGAGATCGGCGGCGAAAAAGTGAGTCTATCCGAAGTGACAGGCGGTGTCTAA
- a CDS encoding sugar phosphate isomerase/epimerase family protein — translation MELGIFAKTFSRNSVEEILQAIRGHGLTRTQFNMSCAGLPPMPDHIELELAQSIRSACQRNQIEMSALSGTFNMAHPDADIRRAGIDRLHVLAQACSALGTSTITLCTGSRNRDSMWKVHPDNRSKEAWSDMLHSLASAVEIAEQYDIVLGVEPELANVVYDASRAKLLLDELGSPHVKIVMDAANLYNPESDRSQNDLLSEAFDLLGEHIVIAHAKDITTNGQAEFVAAGAGMVDYQHYLQLLSAVNFTGPLILHGLSEDQVDGSLSFIKALIS, via the coding sequence ATGGAGCTTGGGATCTTCGCGAAAACCTTCAGCAGAAACTCCGTTGAAGAAATCCTTCAAGCGATTCGCGGGCATGGCCTTACAAGGACGCAATTTAATATGTCCTGTGCCGGACTGCCTCCGATGCCGGACCATATAGAGCTAGAGCTTGCACAGTCGATAAGAAGCGCTTGTCAGCGCAATCAGATCGAGATGTCCGCATTATCCGGCACGTTCAACATGGCGCATCCAGACGCTGATATCCGCAGAGCGGGGATTGACCGTCTGCATGTTCTGGCGCAAGCTTGCAGCGCACTCGGAACATCCACGATTACGCTCTGCACGGGCAGCCGAAATCGGGACAGTATGTGGAAGGTGCATCCAGACAATCGGAGTAAAGAAGCATGGTCGGACATGTTGCATTCGCTAGCGTCGGCAGTGGAAATCGCGGAGCAATACGACATCGTTCTCGGCGTCGAACCTGAGCTCGCCAATGTCGTGTACGACGCAAGCAGAGCCAAGCTTCTGCTGGACGAGCTTGGGTCCCCACACGTCAAGATTGTAATGGATGCCGCGAATTTGTATAATCCTGAGAGTGACCGTTCGCAGAACGATCTATTATCCGAAGCATTCGACTTGCTAGGCGAGCATATCGTCATCGCGCATGCCAAGGATATCACGACGAACGGACAAGCAGAGTTTGTTGCTGCCGGCGCCGGGATGGTCGATTATCAACATTATTTGCAGCTGCTCTCAGCAGTGAATTTTACAGGGCCGCTCATTCTGCATGGTTTGAGTGAAGATCAAGTGGATGGAAGCTTATCCTTCATTAAAGCTCTGATTTCATAA